One genomic window of Coffea eugenioides isolate CCC68of chromosome 1, Ceug_1.0, whole genome shotgun sequence includes the following:
- the LOC113766564 gene encoding probable leucine-rich repeat receptor-like serine/threonine-protein kinase At3g14840: MRGYLTDKADVYSFGVVLLEIVSGRSNTSIKPKQDCFYLLDWDERKLMELVDPRLGSNFNKEEVILTIHVALLCTNASPTIRPSMSTVLLFGMFLTWNIVVLLCNYLFLIILRKMFLRGRLGFSVASAAAIVFTFWPVKLASGATLVPDEVDVLREIAKTLGKTDWNFGVDPCSGESNWRNATAPKEFANAVTCDCSFENSTTCHVVSIVLKSQSLPGELPPELVKLPYLREFDVTRNYLSGNIPPIWGTMQLVNISLNSNRISGTIPKELGNISTLANLTLDFNQLSGTLPPELGNLSRLQRLTLTSNNWTGELPRTLANLTALKEFWIGDCNFTGSIPNFIEYWKSIEYLVIHGSGLKGPIPPGIASLTNLTDLRISDLSGNDTTFPNLRGATNMMTLVLRSCNIVGQLPDYLGSLTKLRVLDFSLTICTALYSFANAKLIAPQNWLLMTALCWERNNKQFKDDTIAVLNVNQHYKRDLVDYLFDFLTFWKDFGSIIQDLSFNKIDGPIPRSLDALSNTVYIYLTGNNFTGTIPGWMLDTGEYVDLSYNNFSLANSGSTRCQAGNLNLFASFSKNNKSSTFSCLQSFRCQQNWSSLHINCGGKGVKIGDTNYDDDTQPGGPSKLYQSGTNWAFSTTGHFADDNHNVDSYINSSDSGIFGNEMQLYSDARLSPLSLTYYGFCLVNGNYTVKLHFAEIMFTDDRTYSSLGRRVFDIYMQGKLIQKDFNIENAAGGVNKPVVLNFTAVVTDSTLEIRFYWAGKGTTDIPQTGVYGPLISGISVDPDFPVPSEHGLSVGAIVGIVLAVLVIISVALAILWWKFGPQLRQTMQLDFRSLDLQTGSFALRQIKYATNNFASANIIGRGGFGSVYKGILPDGTVIAVKQLSSKSNQGNREFLNEIGMISALQHPNLIKLYGCCIEGNQLLVVYEYMENNSLARALFGPEEQQLELNWPTRRKICLGIARGLAFLHEESRLKIVHRDIKATNVLIDKELNPKISDFGLARLHEEDDTHISTRVAGTFGYMAPEYAMRGYLTDKADVYSFGVVLLEIVSGKSNTGFKPEECFNLLGLAHLLKEEMKLMELVDSRLGTDINEREIMLTIEIALLCTSISPAARPSMSTVVSMLEGRVKDQQLIPESSVLGAKVKEISDEQYLLTTFNESQLQSTSSDRPFTASPASAPFTASSASASDQSKE; encoded by the exons ATGAGGGGCTACTTAACTGACAAAGCAGATGTTTATAGCTTCGGAGTTGTCCTTTTGGAGATTGTCAGTGGAAGGAGTAACACCAGTATTAAACCAAAGCAGGATTGCTTCTATCTTCTTGACTGG GATGAAAGGAAACTAATGGAACTAGTGGACCCAAGACTCGGATCAAACTTCAACAAGGAAGAGGTTATACTGACAATTCATGTTGCCCTTCTTTGCACCAATGCCTCACCGACCATTAGGCCTAGCATGTCAACCGTG CTTCTGTTTGGCATGTTTTTGACTTGGAATATAGTAGTATTGCTCTGCAACTACCTCTTCTTAATAATACTCAGAAAAATGTTTCTTCGGGGTCGCCTTGGATTTTCAGTTGCTTCAGCTGCTGCAATAGTATTCACCTTCTGGCCGGTAAAGCTTGCTTCAGGAGCCACTCTTGTACCAGATGAAG TGGACGTTTTGAGGGAGATAGCAAAAACATTAGGGAAGACGGATTGGAATTTCGGAGTAGATCCCTGTAGTGGAGAATCAAACTGGAGAAATGCTACTGCACCAAAAGAGTTTGCGAATGCGGTTACTTGTGATTGTTCCTTTGAAAATAGCACGACCTGTCATGTCGTTAGTAT AGTATTGAAATCACAGAGTCTTCCAGGAGAACTGCCACCAGAATTGGTCAAACTCCCTTACCTCCGAGAGTT TGATGTCACTCGGAACTACCTTTCTGGTAACATCCCTCCAATATGGGGCACCATGCAGCTTGTTAACAT TTCTCTCAACAGTAACCGCATATCAGGAACAATACCAAAAGAACTTGGAAACATCAGCACCCTTGCAAATCT AACCTTGGACTTCAATCAGTTGTCTGGAACTTTACCTCCAGAGCTTGGGAACTTATCCCGCTTACAGAGACT AACTCTTACCTCGAACAATTGGACCGGAGAGTTGCCTAGAACATTGGCTAACTTGACTGCTTTGAAGGAGTT CTGGATTGGTGACTGCAATTTCACGGGGAGTATACCTAATTTTATCGAGTACTGGAAAAGTATTGAATATCT AGTGATCCACGGTAGCGGTTTAAAAGGGCCAATCCCACCTGGCATTGCTTCCTTAACAAATTTAACTGACTT GAGAATCAGTGATTTGAGTGGAAATGACACAACTTTTCCTAACCTTCGCGGTGCAACTAATATGATGACTCT GGTATTAAGGAGTTGCAATATAGTTGGGCAGTTACCAGACTATCTTGGCTCACTGACAAAATTGAGAGTCTT GGACTTCTCCCTCACAATATGCACAGCCTTATACTCTTTTGCTAATGCAAAGTTGATCGCTCCTCAGAACTGGCTACTGATGACTGCCCTTTGTTGG GAACGCAACAATAAGCAATTCAAGGATGATACAATAGCTGTACTCAATGTTAATCAACATTACAAGAGGGATCTGGTGgattatttatttgatttcctTACATTTTGGAAAGACTTTGGCTCTATTATTCA GGACCTTAGTTTTAACAAAATTGATGGACCAATTCCCAGAAGTTTAGATGCCCTATCAAACACAGTTTACAT TTATCTCACAGGGAACAACTTCACAGGAACCATTCCTGGTTGGATGCTCGATACGGGAGAATATGT AGACCTTTCCTACAACAATTTTTCTCTAGCAAATTCAGGATCCACGAGATGCCAAGCCGGAAACTT GAACTTGTTTGCAAGCTTTTCAAAGAACAATAAATC GAGCACCTTTTCATGCTTGCAGAGTTTCCGCTGCCAGCAAA ACTGGTCCTCTTTACATATAAATTGTGGTGGAAAGGGAGTAAAAATTGGTGACACAAACTACGATGATGATACACAACCTGGAGGGCCATCAAAGTTGTACCAGAGTGGAACAAATTGGGCATTCAGTACCACTGGTCACTTTGCCGATGATAATCACAATGTGGACTCGTATATTAATAGTAgtgattctggaatttttgggaatgaaatgcaattataCTCGGATGCTCGACTATCTCCTCTTTCATTGACGTATTATGGGTTCTGTCTGGTAAATGGAAACTACACAGTGAAACTTCACTTTGCTGAAATTATGTTTACTGATGACAGAACATATAGCAGCCTTGGAAGGCGCGTATTTGATATATACATGCAG GGAAAATTGATCCAGAAAGATTTCAATATTGAGAATGCAGCAGGTGGAGTCAATAAGCCTGTAGTTCTAAATTTTACTGCTGTAGTAACTGACAGCACTTTAGAGATTCGCTTCTACTGGGCTGGAAAAGGAACCACGGATATTCCCCAAACAGGAGTGTATGGTCCTctgatttctggaatttctgTGGATCCTG ATTTTCCGGTACCTTCAGAACATGGCTTATCAGTAGGCGCCATAGTTGGGATTGTACTCGCAGTTTTGGTTATCATATCTGTGGCTCTAGCCATTCTTTGGTGGAAATTTGGTCCGCAACTCCGTCAAACAATGCAGCTAG ATTTTAGAAGTCTAGACCTGCAAACAGGATCTTTCGCCCTGAGACAAATCAAGTACGCAACAAACAATTTTGCTTCTGCCAATATAATTGGAAGAGGTGGCTTTGGTTCTGTCTACAAG GGAATTCTGCCTGACGGCACCGTCATTGCAGTAAAACAGCTTTCTTCCAAATCAAACCAAGGAAACCGCGAATTTTTGAATGAAATAGGCATGATTTCTGCTCTACAACACCCTAATCTCATAAAGCTCTATGGATGCTGCATTGAGGGAAACCAACTGTTGGTTGTATACGAGTACATGGAAAATAACAGCCTCGCTCGTGCATTGTTTG GTCCTGAAGAGCAACAGTTGGAATTAAATTGGCCAACAAGGCGCAAGATCTGCCTTGGTATAGCAAGAGGTTTGGCTTTTCTGCATGAAGAATCGAGATTGAAGATTGTCCATAGAGACATCAAAGCCACCAATGTGCTAATTGATAAGGAGCTAAATCCCAAGATATCTGACTTTGGCCTGGCGAGACTTCATGAAGAAGATGACACCCATATAAGTACTCGTGTTGCTGGAACCTT TGGATATATGGCACCTGAATATGCAATGAGAGGCTACTTAACTGACAAAGCGGATGTCTATAGCTTCGGAGTTGTTCTTCTGGAAATTGTCAGCGGAAAGAGCAACACTGGTTTCAAACCAGAGGAATGCTTCAATCTTCTTGGCTTG GCTCATCTCTTGAAGGAGGAAATGAAGCTGATGGAACTAGTTGATTCCAGATTGGGAACAGACATCAACGAACGTGAGATTATGTTGACAATTGAAATAGCCCTGCTTTGCACCAGTATCTCTCCGGCCGCTAGGCCTAGTATGTCGACAGTGGTGAGCATGCTGGAGGGGAGGGTAAAGGATCAACAGTTGATTCCAGAATCGAGCGTTTTGGGTGCAAAGGTGAAGGAAATCAGTGATGAGCAATACCTACTAACAACCTTCAATGAGAGCCAGCTGCAGAGCACGTCAAGTGACCGGCCATTTACTGCATCTCCAGCATCCGCACCATTTACTGCATCTTCAGCATCTGCTTCTGATCAATCCAAAGAGTGA